From the genome of Mycobacterium dioxanotrophicus, one region includes:
- a CDS encoding MaoC/PaaZ C-terminal domain-containing protein, whose amino-acid sequence MLRAVVGALPFVPRSDTLPTRTITVDDLAIDPANVAAYAQVTGLRFGDTLPLTYPFALTFPTVMSLVTGFDFPFAAMGSVHTENHITQYRPISVTDTVSAAVHAENLREHRKGLLVDIVTDLKVGNDLAWHQVTTFLHQQRTSLSDEPKPPPQKQPKLGPPNAILRITPGQIRHYADVGGDHNPIHTNAIAAKLFGFPTVIAHGMFSAATVLANIEGQLPDAVKYSVRFAKPVVLPANAGLYVSRDTDGWELTLRNLSKGYPHLTGTVSAL is encoded by the coding sequence ATGCTGCGCGCCGTGGTGGGGGCGCTACCGTTCGTCCCCCGCTCCGACACCCTGCCCACCCGCACCATCACCGTCGACGACCTTGCCATCGACCCAGCCAACGTCGCGGCATACGCGCAGGTGACCGGGCTGCGGTTCGGCGATACGCTGCCGCTGACCTACCCGTTCGCACTGACGTTCCCGACCGTGATGTCACTGGTTACCGGATTCGATTTCCCGTTCGCCGCAATGGGTTCGGTGCACACCGAGAACCACATCACCCAATATCGGCCGATCTCCGTCACCGACACCGTCAGCGCCGCCGTACATGCGGAGAACCTGCGGGAGCACCGCAAGGGGCTGCTGGTCGACATCGTCACCGACCTCAAGGTCGGCAATGATCTGGCCTGGCATCAGGTGACGACGTTCCTGCACCAGCAGCGCACCAGCCTGTCCGACGAACCGAAGCCGCCGCCACAGAAGCAACCCAAGCTCGGCCCGCCGAATGCCATCCTGCGCATCACGCCCGGGCAGATCCGCCACTACGCCGACGTCGGCGGGGATCACAACCCGATCCACACCAACGCCATCGCGGCCAAGCTGTTCGGCTTCCCCACTGTGATCGCACACGGGATGTTCAGCGCGGCAACGGTTCTGGCGAACATCGAGGGTCAGCTGCCCGACGCGGTGAAGTACTCGGTCCGATTCGCCAAGCCCGTGGTCCTGCCCGCCAACGCGGGGCTCTACGTCTCACGAGACACCGACGGCTGGGAACTGACCCTGCGTAACCTCTCGAAGGGCTACCCACACCTCACGGGGACAGTCTCCGCGCTCTGA
- a CDS encoding 3-oxoacyl-ACP reductase gives MATDLLSQIVNSGPGSFLAKQLGVPQPEPLRRYRAGDPPLPGSLLIGGTGRVVEPLRAALAEDYDVVSNNIGGRWADSFGGVVLDATGITDAAGLKELYKFFTPVLRNLAPCARVVVVGTTPEQAGSVHEQIAQRALEGFTRSLGKELRRGATVALVYLAADAKPGATGLESTLRFILSAKSAYVDGQVFRVGAADSTAPADWDKPLDGKVAVVTGAARGIGATIAEVFARDGAAVVTVDVEPAAEDLQKVAEKVGGTALTLDVTAEDAVDKIVAHVTEHHGGKVDVLVNNAGITRDKLLANMDEGRWDAVIAVNLLAPQRLTEGLVAAGALGEGGRVIGLSSMAGIAGNRGQTNYATTKAGMIGLTDALAPVLGEKGITINAVAPGFIETKMTEAIPLATREVGRRLNSLFQGGQPVDVAELIAYFANPASNAVTGNTIRVCGQAMLGA, from the coding sequence ATGGCTACCGACCTGCTCTCTCAGATTGTGAACTCCGGGCCGGGATCCTTCCTGGCCAAGCAGCTGGGCGTGCCCCAGCCCGAGCCCCTGCGCCGCTACCGAGCCGGCGACCCACCGCTACCCGGGTCACTGCTGATCGGCGGCACCGGCCGCGTCGTCGAACCCCTGCGCGCCGCGCTCGCCGAGGACTACGACGTCGTCTCCAACAACATCGGCGGCCGCTGGGCGGACTCGTTCGGCGGTGTCGTGCTCGACGCGACCGGCATCACCGATGCGGCAGGCCTCAAGGAGCTGTACAAGTTCTTCACGCCCGTGCTGCGCAACCTGGCCCCGTGCGCACGAGTCGTCGTCGTCGGCACCACGCCCGAGCAGGCGGGCAGCGTGCATGAGCAAATCGCTCAGCGTGCGCTCGAGGGCTTCACCCGGTCGCTGGGCAAGGAGTTGCGCCGCGGCGCCACGGTCGCCCTGGTGTACCTGGCCGCCGACGCCAAGCCCGGCGCCACCGGTCTGGAATCGACGCTGCGCTTCATCCTGTCGGCGAAGTCGGCCTACGTGGACGGACAGGTGTTCCGGGTCGGCGCCGCCGACTCCACTGCGCCGGCCGATTGGGACAAGCCGCTCGACGGCAAGGTCGCCGTCGTGACGGGGGCGGCGCGCGGCATTGGGGCGACCATCGCCGAAGTGTTCGCGCGTGACGGCGCGGCTGTGGTGACTGTGGACGTCGAGCCGGCCGCAGAGGACCTGCAGAAGGTGGCCGAGAAGGTCGGCGGAACCGCGCTGACACTTGACGTCACCGCCGAAGACGCGGTCGACAAGATCGTCGCGCACGTCACCGAGCATCACGGCGGCAAGGTGGACGTGCTGGTGAACAATGCCGGCATCACCCGCGACAAACTGCTGGCCAACATGGACGAGGGCCGCTGGGATGCTGTGATCGCCGTGAATCTCCTTGCGCCCCAACGGCTCACCGAGGGCCTCGTGGCTGCCGGCGCCCTGGGTGAGGGTGGCCGCGTGATCGGCTTGTCCTCGATGGCAGGCATCGCGGGCAACCGCGGACAGACCAACTACGCCACCACCAAGGCCGGCATGATCGGGCTGACCGATGCGCTGGCCCCGGTGCTGGGCGAGAAGGGCATCACCATCAACGCGGTGGCCCCCGGCTTCATCGAGACCAAGATGACCGAGGCGATTCCGCTGGCCACCCGCGAGGTGGGCCGCCGGCTCAACTCGCTGTTCCAGGGTGGTCAGCCCGTGGACGTCGCAGAATTGATCGCCTACTTCGCCAACCCCGCGTCGAATGCCGTGACAGGCAACACGATCCGGGTGTGCGGCCAGGCCATGCTGGGGGCGTGA